A genomic stretch from Dissulfurispira thermophila includes:
- a CDS encoding SHOCT domain-containing protein yields the protein MFWGNHGWGMGSGAIFMVLFWVLVILGVIYLVQLIAKGQKRETDTALDILKKRYAKGEITKEEFEKLRDDLTKT from the coding sequence ATGTTCTGGGGCAATCACGGATGGGGTATGGGTTCTGGAGCAATCTTTATGGTGCTATTCTGGGTTCTGGTGATTTTGGGAGTTATCTATCTGGTTCAGCTTATTGCAAAGGGACAGAAGAGAGAGACAGATACAGCCCTTGATATCCTCAAGAAAAGATATGCAAAGGGTGAGATAACAAAGGAGGAATTTGAGAAATTGAGAGATGATCTGACAAAGACTTAA
- a CDS encoding LETM1 domain-containing protein has product MQNFIKRLIESNKEFILKEVIEIKGLMHLLMKPQNTGQEWTKEEKIKIKSHLKNISKVVPAVVIFLIPGGSLFLPFLAEVLDRRKDRRT; this is encoded by the coding sequence ATGCAGAATTTTATCAAGAGACTCATTGAAAGCAATAAAGAATTTATCTTAAAAGAGGTTATAGAAATCAAAGGACTTATGCATCTTCTGATGAAACCTCAAAATACAGGACAGGAATGGACAAAAGAAGAGAAGATAAAGATTAAATCGCACCTTAAGAATATATCAAAGGTTGTTCCAGCGGTGGTTATCTTCTTAATCCCTGGAGGCTCATTGTTTCTGCCCTTCCTTGCAGAAGTGCTTGACAGGAGAAAAGACAGAAGGACATAA
- a CDS encoding cytochrome-c peroxidase, with protein sequence MRKYLDILIWTGILCLIIALGSIAAEQPVHQWTPQEKEILKSLWIDSLPPMPSDYSNKYAEDLKAVALGRKFFFDSRFSGNMKVSCATCHPENMNFADNLPRAHGMGTTKRRTMPLIGVAYSPWLFWDGRKDSLWAQALGPIESPVEHGFSRTQVVVVIKKYYQKEYERVFGPLPEIDEDHLPLKAKPSQEEPVALKAWVNLPEKTRKAINQVYVNFGKAIGAFVRTMMPTPSRFDRYVEALLKGDIDRASRILTPEEVNGLRLFIGKARCLNCHNGPMFTDYDFHNIVVQQPSDLPIDNGRADGIVQVLTDEFNCLGPYSDAIPRQCRHLRFMSTDVVRYKGAFKTPTLRNVAERAPYMHAGQFSTLHKVLHFYRDMPRDVRTPELEHGSLTDEELSYLEAFLKTLSSPPKVYKEGL encoded by the coding sequence ATGAGAAAATACCTTGACATTCTTATCTGGACAGGTATTCTTTGCCTTATAATTGCTTTAGGCTCTATCGCAGCAGAGCAACCCGTTCACCAGTGGACACCTCAAGAAAAAGAGATACTCAAGAGTCTCTGGATTGATTCACTGCCTCCTATGCCATCTGATTATTCCAATAAATACGCCGAAGACCTCAAGGCTGTTGCTCTTGGCAGAAAGTTCTTTTTTGACTCAAGGTTCAGCGGAAATATGAAGGTCTCATGCGCCACTTGTCATCCAGAAAATATGAACTTTGCAGACAACCTTCCCAGGGCACACGGTATGGGCACAACAAAAAGAAGGACAATGCCCCTTATAGGTGTAGCCTATTCACCATGGCTCTTCTGGGATGGCAGAAAGGACTCCCTTTGGGCACAGGCACTTGGTCCAATAGAAAGCCCTGTGGAACACGGCTTTTCAAGGACACAAGTGGTAGTGGTGATAAAGAAATACTACCAAAAGGAATATGAGAGGGTCTTTGGTCCATTACCCGAGATTGACGAAGACCACCTCCCCCTGAAGGCAAAGCCTTCACAAGAAGAACCAGTGGCACTGAAGGCATGGGTAAACCTTCCTGAGAAGACCAGAAAGGCTATCAACCAGGTATATGTGAACTTTGGAAAGGCAATTGGTGCCTTTGTCAGGACCATGATGCCGACCCCTTCAAGGTTTGACCGTTATGTAGAGGCACTGTTAAAGGGTGACATTGATAGGGCATCAAGGATACTCACTCCTGAAGAGGTTAATGGATTAAGGCTATTCATTGGCAAAGCCCGTTGTCTAAACTGTCACAATGGTCCCATGTTTACAGACTATGACTTTCACAATATTGTTGTTCAACAACCATCTGATCTCCCCATAGATAATGGAAGGGCTGATGGTATAGTACAGGTTCTTACTGATGAGTTTAACTGCCTGGGACCATACAGCGATGCCATCCCGAGACAGTGCCGGCATCTGAGGTTTATGAGCACAGATGTGGTGAGATACAAAGGTGCCTTTAAGACCCCCACACTAAGGAATGTAGCAGAGAGGGCACCGTATATGCACGCAGGCCAGTTTAGTACACTGCACAAGGTGCTTCACTTTTACAGAGATATGCCCAGAGATGTGAGGACCCCTGAGCTTGAACATGGCTCACTTACTGATGAGGAATTGAGTTATCTTGAAGCATTTCTCAAGACACTGAGTTCACCACCAAAGGTATATAAGGAGGGCTTATGA
- a CDS encoding rhodanese-like domain-containing protein produces MPSRVYRISPDEARRLFEKNRDILLLDVRQPEEYKNGHIPGAVLLPLPELPDRLGELNVRNGIITYCRLGRRSLAAAQLIADERDAEVYTIDGGIMAWNGFVAKGEVEAEQGHKNRISESWPDIKLDDRFKGYMESGILIADSIEKVKNRDLMDAIEYSMQAEINSLDLYMKISRIADDNIKGLFRDIIEEEKLHLKRLGALLSEHEG; encoded by the coding sequence ATGCCTTCAAGAGTCTATAGAATCTCGCCTGATGAGGCAAGAAGGCTTTTTGAAAAGAACAGGGATATCCTTCTACTGGATGTAAGACAGCCAGAGGAGTATAAAAATGGCCACATACCAGGGGCTGTGCTTTTGCCATTACCAGAGCTTCCTGACAGATTAGGGGAATTGAATGTCCGGAATGGCATAATAACCTATTGCAGACTCGGAAGGCGAAGCCTTGCTGCTGCACAGCTTATAGCAGATGAGAGGGATGCAGAGGTCTATACCATTGACGGAGGCATAATGGCATGGAATGGTTTTGTGGCAAAGGGAGAGGTGGAAGCAGAGCAAGGACATAAAAACAGGATATCTGAAAGCTGGCCTGATATTAAGCTTGATGATAGGTTTAAAGGATATATGGAAAGCGGTATCCTCATTGCAGATTCAATTGAAAAAGTTAAGAACAGAGACCTGATGGATGCCATTGAATATTCCATGCAGGCTGAGATAAACAGCCTTGATCTTTACATGAAGATATCAAGGATTGCGGATGATAATATAAAGGGATTGTTCAGGGATATTATAGAGGAAGAGAAACTGCATCTAAAAAGACTGGGGGCGCTTCTGTCAGAGCATGAAGGATAG
- a CDS encoding ferredoxin--NADP reductase codes for MNIKNIKVFETEVIEIIKRTYNVKSFRFMLSEDVDFKPGQFFHVTIKIDGQEASKHFSISNSPTEKAYLEFTKKITDSEFSHALDNLKIGDWARIKMPFGNFTFTGEYEKIAFLIGGIGITPVRSICKFVTDKRLDTDIIVLYGSKTERDIIFHEDFIRMEAENKKLRVVYTLDDPIDRASWKGRVGFITSEMIKEEIPDFVERVFYTCGPPKMVDYIKKVLHEELGIDKEKIISENFTGY; via the coding sequence ATGAATATTAAAAATATTAAAGTATTCGAGACAGAGGTTATTGAGATAATAAAAAGGACTTATAATGTAAAAAGTTTTAGATTCATGTTGTCAGAAGATGTTGACTTTAAGCCTGGTCAGTTTTTCCATGTAACTATAAAAATAGATGGACAGGAGGCATCAAAGCACTTCTCTATCTCAAATTCTCCGACAGAGAAGGCTTATCTGGAATTTACAAAGAAAATAACTGATAGTGAATTCTCCCATGCCTTAGACAACCTGAAGATTGGTGATTGGGCAAGGATTAAGATGCCTTTCGGAAATTTTACTTTTACAGGTGAATATGAAAAGATCGCCTTTCTTATAGGAGGCATAGGCATAACCCCAGTGAGGAGCATATGTAAATTTGTAACTGATAAAAGACTTGATACAGATATTATAGTTCTGTATGGGAGTAAAACCGAAAGGGATATAATCTTTCATGAAGATTTTATCCGGATGGAGGCAGAAAATAAAAAACTTAGGGTTGTATATACACTGGATGACCCAATAGACAGGGCTTCATGGAAAGGCAGAGTAGGTTTTATTACTTCAGAGATGATAAAAGAAGAGATTCCAGATTTTGTAGAGAGAGTTTTTTATACCTGTGGTCCGCCGAAGATGGTGGATTACATAAAAAAGGTTTTACATGAGGAATTGGGTATTGATAAAGAAAAGATTATATCTGAAAATTTTACAGGATATTGA
- a CDS encoding P-II family nitrogen regulator, which translates to MKLITAIVRTTCLEKIVRDLRDAGIKGMTITEVKGIGEQVELFRPYTVHRKIELFVPDERAEEISRIILEHSHTGLAGDGIIAVSPIEHIVKIRTKERIS; encoded by the coding sequence ATGAAATTGATAACCGCTATAGTCAGGACAACATGTCTTGAAAAGATTGTAAGGGACCTTAGAGATGCAGGGATAAAGGGCATGACCATTACAGAGGTTAAAGGAATCGGAGAACAGGTAGAATTATTCAGGCCCTACACAGTTCACAGGAAAATTGAGCTCTTTGTGCCTGATGAAAGAGCAGAAGAGATTTCAAGGATAATACTTGAGCATAGCCATACAGGCCTTGCAGGAGATGGGATTATTGCCGTATCTCCTATTGAGCATATAGTAAAAATAAGGACAAAAGAGCGGATATCATGA
- a CDS encoding FixH family protein, with the protein MKKDFLLFILVSIVLFSCATTYQGKEHTHAGFTKHYEESLFNVTRNSLFSVEVVMPEGHLKVGKNNIDLIVHDKSDRDVVRANIRVDAYMPDMGHGIDIEPVIVEKGGGLYQVRDISLTMPGHYQLIVTVQRGSETDRAVFDFPQVGEMTMHKHILMPEGIDTSRTNTSEKGIYRISYTPEIDPIRINTIHSWKVKIQNTSGQAVTGATVRIKGDMPEHGHGLPTEPVVVEETEPGVYIIDGFKFHMPGWWVVNLEIISPLGTDTVQFQLYLK; encoded by the coding sequence ATGAAGAAAGATTTTCTACTATTTATCCTTGTTTCTATAGTGCTTTTTTCTTGTGCTACTACCTATCAGGGAAAAGAGCATACTCATGCAGGTTTTACAAAACACTATGAGGAAAGCCTTTTTAATGTGACAAGAAATAGTCTTTTCAGTGTTGAGGTGGTGATGCCTGAAGGACACCTGAAGGTAGGCAAAAATAATATTGACCTCATAGTGCATGACAAAAGCGACAGGGATGTTGTTAGGGCTAATATTAGGGTGGATGCCTATATGCCTGATATGGGCCATGGCATAGATATAGAGCCTGTGATTGTAGAAAAGGGTGGAGGATTGTATCAGGTCAGAGACATTTCTCTTACAATGCCAGGACACTATCAGTTGATCGTTACTGTTCAGAGAGGCTCTGAGACAGACAGGGCTGTTTTTGATTTTCCCCAGGTGGGAGAAATGACCATGCACAAACATATATTAATGCCTGAAGGGATAGACACATCACGAACAAATACCTCTGAAAAGGGCATTTATAGGATTTCTTATACCCCTGAGATTGACCCTATCAGGATAAATACTATTCACTCATGGAAGGTTAAAATTCAAAACACCAGTGGTCAGGCGGTAACAGGTGCCACTGTAAGGATAAAGGGCGATATGCCTGAGCATGGCCACGGCTTGCCAACAGAGCCAGTTGTGGTTGAGGAAACAGAGCCGGGTGTATATATCATTGATGGGTTTAAATTTCACATGCCAGGCTGGTGGGTGGTCAATTTAGAGATAATATCTCCTTTGGGAACAGATACCGTCCAGTTCCAACTTTACCTGAAATAA
- the hepT gene encoding type VII toxin-antitoxin system HepT family RNase toxin yields the protein MLIQRKLSELDTYLKQIKEYQDIKLSDYKTEWKTQRIIERTLHIMIETCLDVANHLISDQGLRPPVSYSDTFLVLSEAGIINSSLSERLQRMAKFRNILVHHYEEVEPEIVISILRRNLKDFELFKKAIINFLRKS from the coding sequence TTGCTAATACAGAGAAAGCTTTCAGAACTCGATACATATCTCAAACAGATAAAGGAGTATCAGGATATAAAACTTTCTGATTATAAAACTGAGTGGAAAACTCAGAGAATAATAGAGAGGACACTCCATATAATGATAGAGACATGCCTTGATGTTGCAAATCACTTAATATCTGATCAGGGATTAAGGCCACCTGTGAGTTATTCCGACACCTTTTTAGTCCTTTCAGAGGCAGGCATAATTAATAGCTCTTTAAGTGAAAGGCTACAAAGGATGGCAAAATTCAGAAATATACTTGTTCATCATTATGAAGAGGTAGAACCTGAGATTGTTATCTCAATCTTAAGAAGAAATCTCAAAGACTTTGAATTATTTAAGAAGGCGATAATTAATTTTCTAAGGAAATCATAA
- a CDS encoding HEPN domain-containing protein encodes MKERLVQARESMEEAKLLHKEKVGNKLVLAKLYHAMIYCLFALFRIKEIGHLTHADIIERFEKEYVMPGFFDASILKVLRHVYDLTHECDCEHMPVPADDDIRLTMQTAEEFITQTENCFKKM; translated from the coding sequence ATGAAAGAGAGGCTTGTGCAGGCAAGGGAGAGTATGGAGGAGGCAAAACTTCTCCATAAAGAAAAAGTAGGCAACAAGCTCGTCCTTGCAAAACTCTATCACGCAATGATTTACTGCCTCTTTGCCTTATTCAGGATAAAGGAGATCGGCCATTTGACCCATGCAGATATTATAGAGAGATTTGAGAAGGAGTATGTAATGCCCGGATTTTTTGATGCCTCAATCCTGAAAGTCCTCAGACATGTCTATGACCTTACCCATGAATGCGACTGCGAACACATGCCGGTGCCAGCAGATGATGATATAAGATTGACCATGCAGACTGCGGAAGAATTTATCACTCAGACCGAGAACTGTTTTAAGAAAATGTGA
- a CDS encoding TIGR00725 family protein: protein MQKKIIGVIGAGSADEKILKTAEEVGKLIAERDAILICGGLGGVMDAAARGAKSKGGMTVGILPQSHRGGANPYIDVPIATGFGEGRNVIIVRSADALIAIGGEYGTLSEIALALKIGKAVIGINTWDIKGIIKVDNAEDAVNKVFESLILDF, encoded by the coding sequence ATGCAGAAAAAGATAATAGGTGTCATAGGTGCAGGAAGTGCAGACGAAAAAATATTAAAGACTGCAGAAGAAGTTGGTAAACTTATTGCAGAGAGAGATGCCATTCTTATATGTGGTGGTCTTGGTGGTGTAATGGATGCTGCTGCGAGGGGTGCAAAGTCCAAAGGAGGAATGACCGTGGGGATACTACCGCAGAGTCATAGAGGAGGTGCTAATCCTTACATTGATGTGCCCATTGCTACTGGATTTGGCGAAGGGAGAAATGTTATCATAGTTCGTTCAGCAGATGCCTTAATAGCTATTGGTGGAGAGTACGGGACACTATCAGAAATAGCACTTGCGCTAAAAATAGGCAAGGCTGTCATAGGGATAAATACATGGGATATAAAAGGCATCATAAAGGTGGACAATGCTGAAGATGCAGTAAATAAGGTTTTTGAAAGTTTAATCCTTGATTTCTGA
- a CDS encoding glycoside hydrolase family 15 protein translates to MPRDIPIGNGRLLITFDQDYCLRDIYFPHPGKEDHTDGHKFRFGIWVDGSFEWITKEWNLRLDYSSNTLITHVTALNERLRISLYCNDLVDYKEDIYIKKIIIKNLIERERNVRLFFHHDFHILETPTGDTAYYDPDERAIIHYKADRYFLISGLRGGRRGIDEYATGIKEFHGLEGTWRDAEDGRLEGAPISQGSVDSTISFRVDLPPAGEHVLYYWICAGRDYADVNRLNRMISGHGIEYFIKRTENYWKAWVNKEDIDLSALPEDIASLFKRSLMILRTNIDSGGAIIAGNDSDVQHFARDTYSYMWPRDGALVAYALDLAGYHGITRRFFEFCHRIIKRGKESVGYFLHKYNPDGSLGSSWHPWIRDGAKQLPIQEDGTGLILWSLWYHFDRYRDIEFISELYDDLVIKCGDFLASYRDSETGLPLPSYDLWEEKWGIHTFTVSAVYGGLKAAEHFSVFFRDQKRAGIYSKAREEIKSAMERYLYDDKEKRFLKSLIPENSSYRPDMTIDASIYAPFYFGVFEPDDEKVINTMNAIKEHLWVKTDVGGIARYTGDSYHRVTEDIKSVPGNPWFICTLWLAQWYIAKAKNRDELKEAIPILEWVTSRALPSGVLAEQVHPFTNQPLSVSPLTWSHAAFAATVLEYLYKLEKVYVCPTCGMPLQRIRG, encoded by the coding sequence ATGCCAAGAGATATACCGATAGGAAATGGAAGGCTCCTAATTACATTTGATCAGGACTACTGTCTGAGGGACATATATTTTCCTCATCCAGGCAAAGAGGATCACACAGATGGACATAAATTCAGGTTTGGCATATGGGTGGATGGTTCTTTTGAATGGATTACAAAGGAGTGGAATTTAAGGCTTGACTATTCCTCTAATACACTTATAACCCATGTGACTGCCCTTAATGAGAGGCTCAGGATAAGCCTTTATTGCAATGACCTTGTTGATTACAAAGAGGATATTTATATCAAAAAGATAATTATCAAAAATCTCATTGAGAGGGAAAGGAATGTCCGTCTTTTCTTCCATCATGACTTTCATATCCTTGAGACACCAACAGGTGATACAGCCTATTACGACCCTGATGAAAGGGCAATAATCCATTACAAGGCAGACAGATATTTCCTTATAAGCGGATTAAGGGGTGGAAGGCGGGGGATAGATGAGTATGCAACAGGTATAAAGGAGTTTCACGGCCTTGAAGGGACATGGCGCGATGCAGAGGATGGAAGGCTTGAGGGTGCACCAATATCTCAGGGTTCGGTGGATTCCACTATATCATTCCGGGTTGATCTGCCTCCAGCGGGCGAACATGTCCTTTATTACTGGATATGTGCCGGTAGAGATTATGCAGATGTAAACCGTCTCAACAGGATGATATCAGGCCACGGGATAGAGTATTTCATAAAAAGGACAGAGAATTACTGGAAGGCATGGGTAAATAAAGAGGATATTGACCTTTCAGCACTGCCAGAAGATATTGCATCCCTTTTTAAGAGGAGCCTCATGATATTAAGAACAAATATAGATTCAGGTGGTGCCATCATAGCAGGCAATGATTCAGATGTCCAGCACTTTGCGAGAGACACATACAGTTATATGTGGCCAAGGGATGGAGCCCTCGTTGCCTATGCCCTTGACCTCGCAGGCTATCACGGTATAACAAGGAGATTCTTTGAGTTCTGTCACAGGATAATAAAGAGGGGAAAAGAGTCTGTGGGCTATTTCCTTCATAAATACAATCCTGATGGCTCCCTTGGAAGTTCATGGCATCCCTGGATAAGAGATGGTGCCAAACAGCTTCCCATACAGGAGGACGGCACAGGGTTAATCCTGTGGTCATTATGGTATCACTTTGACAGATACAGGGATATTGAGTTTATATCTGAACTTTATGATGACCTCGTGATAAAGTGCGGGGATTTTCTTGCATCTTACAGGGATTCTGAAACAGGGCTTCCCCTTCCATCCTATGACCTCTGGGAAGAGAAATGGGGTATCCATACCTTTACAGTATCAGCAGTCTATGGAGGACTTAAGGCAGCAGAGCATTTCTCAGTCTTTTTCAGAGATCAGAAGAGGGCAGGTATATACAGCAAGGCAAGGGAAGAGATAAAATCAGCGATGGAGAGGTATCTTTATGATGATAAAGAGAAAAGATTCTTGAAGTCCCTTATACCAGAAAACAGTTCTTACAGGCCTGATATGACAATCGATGCAAGCATCTATGCACCATTTTATTTTGGTGTCTTTGAGCCTGATGATGAAAAGGTTATAAACACCATGAATGCGATAAAGGAACATCTCTGGGTAAAGACCGATGTGGGTGGTATCGCAAGATATACAGGAGATAGCTATCACAGGGTTACTGAAGATATAAAATCTGTTCCAGGGAATCCATGGTTTATATGCACCCTCTGGCTTGCCCAGTGGTACATAGCAAAGGCAAAGAACAGGGATGAGCTGAAAGAGGCCATACCGATCCTTGAATGGGTCACATCAAGGGCATTGCCATCAGGTGTGCTTGCTGAGCAGGTTCATCCCTTCACAAACCAACCTCTGTCTGTGTCTCCACTCACATGGAGCCATGCTGCCTTTGCTGCAACAGTGCTTGAATACCTCTATAAACTTGAGAAGGTCTATGTCTGCCCCACATGCGGAATGCCACTGCAGAGGATCAGGGGATAG
- a CDS encoding DUF2769 domain-containing protein: MKKVEDNYENETICIRFCGSCPSYPGVKGELLFCARGKSTSPNQKSGCNCGLCDIWNKYDLDDFYYCIK, from the coding sequence ATGAAAAAAGTAGAAGACAATTATGAAAATGAGACGATATGCATCAGGTTCTGCGGTTCATGTCCTTCTTATCCAGGGGTTAAGGGAGAGTTGTTATTCTGTGCAAGGGGTAAGAGCACATCTCCGAATCAGAAATCAGGCTGTAATTGCGGACTCTGTGATATATGGAATAAATATGACCTTGATGATTTCTATTATTGCATCAAATAA
- a CDS encoding Crp/Fnr family transcriptional regulator, translated as MLQDRTKLWYLKNIDIFANMRDEEYSMIDRLSEMKEIERGEILYLQGSSDKNIYILKKGAVKITKLTPQGREIILDIIKGGSIFGEMAHTDPREHDESAEAIEDSLICILKKEDFNKLLNMVPGLAIRLTKMIGFRRWKIENKLIDLLYCTVEKRLVKTILNLLEDFGIPHNGGYLLKIKLTHKDFADLIASTRETVTATLSKLKDQGYINFEGKYLTVSNVEKLSELLN; from the coding sequence ATGTTACAGGATAGGACAAAACTTTGGTATCTTAAGAATATTGATATTTTCGCTAACATGAGGGATGAAGAATATTCAATGATTGACAGGCTCTCAGAGATGAAAGAGATAGAAAGAGGTGAAATTCTGTATTTACAGGGATCATCTGATAAAAATATCTATATTCTCAAAAAGGGGGCTGTAAAGATAACAAAACTTACACCACAGGGAAGGGAAATCATACTTGATATTATAAAAGGGGGATCAATCTTTGGAGAGATGGCTCATACTGATCCAAGGGAGCATGACGAATCTGCCGAGGCTATTGAGGATAGTCTGATTTGCATTTTAAAAAAAGAGGATTTCAATAAGCTCCTTAATATGGTCCCTGGACTTGCGATACGATTAACAAAGATGATAGGTTTCAGACGATGGAAGATTGAAAACAAGCTCATTGACCTCTTATATTGCACTGTTGAAAAGAGATTAGTCAAGACAATCCTTAATCTTCTTGAAGATTTTGGAATCCCCCATAACGGAGGGTATCTTTTGAAGATCAAGCTCACACATAAGGATTTTGCTGACCTGATAGCATCTACACGGGAAACTGTCACTGCTACATTGAGCAAACTTAAGGACCAGGGATACATAAATTTTGAGGGTAAGTATCTAACTGTCAGTAATGTTGAAAAATTGAGCGAACTCCTTAACTGA
- a CDS encoding type 1 glutamine amidotransferase domain-containing protein — translation MKALIISADNFEDTELLVPYYRLKEEGIVVDIASIRKGKIKGKHGYEVEANKSFKEINPGEYDILLLPGGKAPEVIRKEKEALDIARHFFDKNKPVAAICHGPQILISAGLLKGRHAACYRTVADELKASGAIYEDREVVVDGNLITSRQPLDLPAFLREIMRKLHDIIRHD, via the coding sequence ATGAAGGCTTTAATTATAAGTGCTGATAATTTTGAGGATACTGAATTGCTCGTCCCTTATTACAGGCTTAAAGAAGAGGGCATTGTGGTTGATATTGCATCCATAAGAAAAGGAAAGATTAAGGGAAAACATGGTTATGAGGTTGAGGCAAATAAGTCATTCAAAGAGATCAATCCCGGGGAATATGATATATTGCTCCTTCCAGGTGGGAAGGCACCTGAGGTGATAAGAAAGGAGAAAGAGGCCCTTGATATAGCAAGGCATTTCTTTGATAAGAATAAACCTGTTGCAGCCATATGCCATGGTCCCCAGATACTCATATCTGCAGGGCTATTAAAGGGCAGACATGCCGCCTGTTACAGGACAGTGGCTGATGAGCTGAAGGCATCAGGTGCGATTTATGAAGACAGGGAGGTTGTTGTTGATGGAAATCTCATCACCTCAAGGCAGCCATTAGATCTTCCAGCCTTTTTAAGGGAGATAATGAGAAAGTTACATGATATAATAAGACATGATTAG
- a CDS encoding c-type cytochrome, with protein sequence MSLLLLKSLISVFMLLLSCLAMFTMFEVFGRNEKRYNIEGLKKFHKANGIVYLLVFVFISYFCLKFIMLSGSELTPRATFHAVFAITIIVLLGLKMAFIHFYRQFYGAVKTIGILIALITFGLVGTSGGYYLLVSKFGSGKAFDRFMEQKMKGQMQASSNSSGSKFIIRTDTESIEKGKRLYESECSVCHNPHSTEWYFGPGHKGILKNPFFPVSKKPSTPDNIADQLRNPFRDMPSFPNLSDEDILNLIAYMNTL encoded by the coding sequence ATGTCGCTCTTATTATTGAAGTCCCTCATTTCTGTCTTCATGCTTCTGCTTTCATGCCTTGCCATGTTTACGATGTTTGAGGTCTTTGGAAGAAATGAAAAGAGATACAACATAGAGGGGTTAAAGAAGTTTCATAAGGCAAATGGAATTGTTTATCTTCTCGTCTTTGTCTTTATCTCCTATTTTTGCCTGAAGTTTATTATGCTGTCAGGTTCTGAACTCACGCCAAGGGCAACCTTTCATGCAGTCTTTGCCATTACGATAATTGTGCTACTTGGGCTGAAGATGGCATTTATCCATTTTTACAGGCAATTCTATGGTGCTGTAAAGACCATCGGGATTCTGATAGCACTCATAACCTTTGGTCTTGTAGGGACTTCAGGTGGTTATTATCTCCTTGTGAGTAAATTTGGGAGTGGTAAGGCATTTGATAGATTTATGGAGCAAAAGATGAAGGGACAGATGCAGGCATCTTCAAATTCAAGTGGTTCTAAATTCATTATAAGGACAGACACGGAAAGCATTGAAAAGGGAAAGAGGCTCTATGAATCAGAATGCTCTGTCTGTCACAATCCGCATAGCACAGAATGGTATTTTGGCCCTGGTCATAAGGGAATCCTTAAAAACCCATTCTTCCCTGTGAGCAAGAAACCTTCAACTCCTGACAACATTGCAGACCAGCTCAGGAATCCATTCAGGGATATGCCGTCATTTCCGAATCTCTCTGATGAGGACATATTAAATCTTATAGCCTATATGAATACCCTTTAA
- the mntA gene encoding type VII toxin-antitoxin system MntA family adenylyltransferase antitoxin, which translates to MIRFKKLPDDIKERIERLRDFLFGHPEIIFAYFFGGLAKEGHSPLSDVDIAIYVKNPRRFDYLRFYSEITDFLGTEEVDLVVLNSAPITLSGRILQSKKILIDKEPFLRHKFESLVIRKFLDFQYREKQIFKERFRID; encoded by the coding sequence ATGATTAGGTTTAAAAAACTGCCTGATGATATTAAGGAACGAATTGAGAGATTGAGGGATTTCTTATTTGGGCATCCTGAGATAATATTTGCCTATTTCTTTGGCGGTCTGGCCAAAGAAGGACATTCTCCACTTTCTGATGTTGATATAGCTATATATGTAAAAAATCCTCGTAGATTTGACTATTTAAGGTTCTATTCAGAAATAACTGACTTCCTCGGCACTGAAGAGGTTGACCTTGTGGTGCTTAACAGCGCACCCATAACCCTTTCTGGAAGAATACTCCAATCAAAAAAGATATTGATTGATAAAGAACCCTTTTTAAGACATAAATTTGAATCCCTGGTGATCAGAAAGTTCCTTGATTTTCAATACAGGGAAAAACAGATCTTTAAAGAGAGGTTCAGGATTGATTGA